CCCCCGCGCAGACAGTCGCGATCGTCGTAGAAGTTCCAGCAGATCACAACTTTGTTATCAACGAATACCTGATGCCGATTCTACCTGTCGTTCGGTGTCGTGATTTCGACGAAGCATTGGCAGGCGCACTCCGAGCGGAGGGTGGACGCGGACACACCGCAGTGCTCCATACCAACAATACCAAACGTATCACGCAATTCAACAAAGCGATGGACTGTAGCGTTGTAGTTATTAATGCCCCGTCTTATGCCTCTTGCGGATTGGAAGGCGAAGGCTTTTTAGCAATGACAATCGCGGGACCGACAGGCGAAGGGTATACGCGTCCACGCACTTTTACGCGTCAGCGGCGATTAACGATCGCAAACAATTTGTCAGCACATACCCAGTGACGGAAATAGGTTATTTGTGACCGGTCTGGGTCGTTTAAAATTTTTCCTAAACGGGACAAAGGCGTTATGCGAACAGAGATTGACGATCTGAGAGCGTTAATACGCCAGCATGAGCGTAAATATTACATCGAAAACCAGCCGGAAATATCAGATGCCAAATTCGATGCGCTCATGCTGGAACTTGAGGCACTCGAAGCGGCATCTGACGCGCCTATCCCTCCTGATTCTCCTACGCAGCGGGTTGGTGGCGGTGCTGTATTAGGCACCCGCATCCCACATCGTAACCCCATGTTGAGCCTGAACAATAACTACGACGCACAGGAACTACGCGAATTCGGGGAACGTGTCCAGCGATTGTTAGAAGATGCCCCTGTCGAATATGCTACAGAGTTAAAGATAGACGGTTTAGGTGTTTCGCTAATCTATGAGAATGGAGTACTCACGCGAGGACTTACGCGTGGTGATGGCGAATACGGCGAGGATATAACGGACAATTTACGAACGATTCGTTCTGTACCGCTGCGGCTTGTTGAAACAGAAACAATGTTCCCTCCGGTGTTAGAAGTCCGTGGCGAAGTCTTCATTCCGAAGGATCGGCTCAACGACATTAACATGCAGCGCGAGGCAGCAGGTGAGCCGCCTTTTGCAAATCCTCGGAACGCCGCTGCTGGGTCGCTACGCCTGCAAGATGCGTCTATCACTGCTTCTCGTCCGTTAGATATTTTCATCTATACCCTCAATTACGCGGAAGGCGTTGAATTCGCAACGCATACGGAATCGCTCGAACTGATGAAGCGTTGGGGATTGAAGTGCAATCCGCATACTGACTGCCATAAGTCAATAAATGACGTTCAGCACTACTATGAACAGTGGGTAGAAAAACGTCATGAACTCCGTTATGAGACCGACGGTATCGTCGTAAAAGTTGACCGTTTCTCCTACCAACATGAACTCGGAGCAACCTCTAAATACCCTCGCTGGGCAATCGCCTACAAGTTCAATGCGCAGCAAGCCATCACGACTATTGAAAGAATAGATGTACAGGTTGGACGCACGGGGGTTCTGACACCTGTTGCGATTTTGGAGCCTGTGACACTCGCGGGTGCGACAATTACGAACGCTACCCTGCACAACGCTCAAGAAATTGAAACCAAAGACATCCGTATCGGAGATCGGATTGTGCTTGAACGCGCTGGGGATGTCATCCCTAAAATCGTTGAGGTACTGGTAGCAGAACGTACCGGCAATGAGGCCGCTTTTGAATTCCCTGATCGGTGTCCAGTGTGTGATACGCCTGTCCAACGTACAGAAGCGGAGGTCGCGGTCCGGTGCGTCAACGTATTGTGCGTTGCACAACTGAAACGTCAAATTGCGCACTATGCTTCGCGCAATGCACTCCAAATCGAAGGTCTCGGTACCGCGACAATTGATCAATTAGTGGATAAAGAGTTAGTGCGTGATGTTGCCGACCTTTACGGTTTGGAAATAGAACCGCTAAGTGAATTAGAGCGGATGGGTGTTCCGTCTGCGCGCAACCTTGTCCATCAAATCGAACGGAGCAAGACGGCATCTGTAGAGAAAGTACTTTTCGGACTCGGCATCTTTCATGTCGGCGAGACTGTCGCCGAGCTGCTCATTGAACACTTCTTATCTTTAGATGCGCTCAGCACAGCGACACCCGAAGAGATTGAATCGGTAGACGGTATCGGCCCGCAGATAGCAGAAAGCGTTGTTAACTTTTTTTCGCAAAGCCAACCGCTACTTGACAAATTGCGGGCAGCCGGTTTACACTGTTTTACGGTAGAAGCAGAGGCTACCCGTATAGAAATCGCGGTGCCTGATAGTTTCTTTAGCGGAAAGACATTCGTTGTTACGGGGAGTCTTGAAGGTATGACGCGCACAGAGGCATCTAAGGAGATTAAGGCGCGAGGCGGTAAAGTTACGTCAAGTGTGACGAGTAAGACGGATTACCTTATCGCCGGGGAAGGTGCTGGTAGCAAATATACCAAAGCCGTAGAATTGGATATTCCGATTCTGACAGCAGCAGATTTCTCTGAAAAACTCCAGCAAGGCAACGTGTAACGAATATCCCACGCCTTGCGTCTAAGTATATCTACGAATTTCTGCTCCGTTGATGCCTAACCTCAGCACTCTTAAGTTCCTGATTCAGACGAATTGTAATAGGCACACGATTCGCGTAAGCGACACTCTTGACAGCTCGGCGTTTTCTTCTGACATACTCTCGCACCGTGCCCAACTATTAACGCATGATATTCGTTAAAAAGATCCACATCGTGGGGGAGGTTATCCATAAACATGGCGCGAAGTTTCGCGTAATTATATTTCCCTTCAATCCAGCCTAACCTCGAAAAAAGCCTGTAAGTATACGAATCAACGACAAAACTCGGTTTACCCGCGGCATAGAGGATAATCGTATCCGCTGTTTCGGGACCGACACCGTAGATAGAGAGAAGTTCTTCGCGTAATTCAGGAACATCCTGCTGAAACATTACGTGCAACGGACGCTCCGTGATGTAATCCACAAATGCGCGCACTTTCTGTGCCTTCATGCGAAAATAGCGCGACGGTCGGATCAATCGTTCCAATGCAGCTTGGCTAATAGAAGCGATCTCTTCGGATGTAAAGGCACCAGCGTTTCTGAGATTCTCCATCGCTTTTTCGACATTGCGCCACGATGTGGCTTGTGTTAGGATTGCCCCGAGTGCCACTTCAAAGGGTGTGTCTGCGGGCCACCACTTACGGTTCCCATGTTGGGCAAGGAGTTGGTTATAGAGCGTATAGAGTCTTTCGGTAAGATTATCTTCATACAGAATTTGCATAAGTAGAAAATCCTCAATATCATAAGGGGAAAATCATGGATTTAAGTTTTAGCACCAGCGCAGGCAACGGCGGTTGGAGCCTTGCCGAATGCACAGCGTGGGCAAAAGAAAACGGATTTGATGCAATCCGTCCGAACGCCACTGGCACTTTTGAACCGAGTGTCATTATACAATCCGGTGGCGAAGCAGTCAAGAAAATTTTAGAGGTCAACGGTATCTACCTCGCTGCCTTGACATCGCACTGTAACCTCCTTGACGATGTCGCGGAAAATCGGGAAAACGCCCGTGACACACTGATGCAGGCAATCGAAGCGACACACATCCTCGGTGCCCCAGTGGTAGTGACGTATGCGGGGAGTCCTGTAAGTTGGCACTTTTACGGACAATTCTCTTCGGAGCCGGGGAACCCGGGTGACCGGTCAGTTGAACTCGTCGGACGGTTCGAGGAGATGTGGACACCTGTCGTCCGATTCGCGGAAGAGAAAGGCGTGCAGCTTGCGTTAGATTGTGCCGTCCGGATGGGCAATATCGCTTGTAACCCTGAAATGTGGGAACGGATCCTTGATGCGATTCCATCAGATTCGCTGGGGCTGTCCTGCGACCCGTCACATTGGTTATGGATGGGCATTTTACCTGCTGAGGATGCGATCCGTATGTTTGACGGTAAGTGGTATTATGCCGACGTAAAAGATTGCGAAATTAGTCCGCGCATGAAGTTCCGACAAGGGATTATTGGGAACTGGTGGTGGCAATATCGGGTGCCCGGGCGCGGACAATTAAATTGGGGTACAATCACTGGTGCGCTGCAAGAATCTGGTTATGATTATGTGTTATGTGTCGAAAACGAGGATCGGGGTGCCCCCGGGTTAGACGGTTTCGCCCTCGGTGGTAGGTATCTTCGGCAATTCCTTTAGTAGTTTTCAGTTGGAGAACTGAATGGCTCTGTTTTAATTTTCTAACCCTTGAAATTGATTGGGATTTGTGTTAATCTACAAGCATATCTATTCTGCATGAAATGACAAACCGAAAAATGGAAAAGCAGTTACAACCGAAATCACATAAAATAGCGATTCTTGCCGAAGGCTCATTCGGTGTTCTTGAATCAAAAACCGCCACAGTCCTCGTGCGCTATCTCCCTGATAATGTTGTCGCAGTTATTGATAGTGCCAATGCGGGACGAGATGTCAGCGAAGTTATTGAGATTGGGGAAGGGATTCCGATTGTCCGCTATCTCGCTGAGGCGATGCGATTCAATCCGACGATGCTTGCTATCGGCATTGCACCACCCGGGGGCGAGTTGCCACATCCTTGGCGCGCGATCCTCCGTGAGGCGATCCAGAACGGCTTGCACGTCATGAGCGGACTCCACCAATTCCTGAGCGAAGACACAGAACTGTCCGAATTGGCAGCAGCAAACGATGTGGTTTTATGGGATGCCCGAAAACCGCCTGCCGATTTACCCGTCGCAACGTGCAAAGCCGATGAAGTTGATGCCACGGTTATTTTGACTGTCGGCTCAGATTGCCGTGTCGGGAAGATGCTATCTGGTATAGAGGTGACCCGTGCTGCGCGGGAACGTGGTGTGAATGCCGAATTTTGTCCGACGGGACAGAATGGGATTATGGTCTGGGGTTGGGGAATTGCGATCGATGCTGTCGTCTCCGATTTTACTGCTGGTGCCGCGGAGGAGATTGTGCTGGAAGGTGCAAAAAATCACGAGCTGCTTATCGTTGAAGGGCAAGGTTCGTTGGTCCATCCGGGGTACTCCGGTGTAACGTTAAGTCTACTCCACGGCAGTCTACCGGATGCGATGATCTTTTGTCACCAACCCTCACGGGATACAGTTGCGCGGTATACAGTGCCGTTGCCATCGTTAACTGAGATGATTGCGCACTATGAGACGTTGGCTGCACCGATAAAACCCGCTAAAGTGATTGGGTTGGCGTTGAATTGCTTTGATTTGTCCAAGGATGAGGCACGCGAAGCAATTCAACAGGCAGAGGCGGAAACGGGGCTGCCAGCAACAGATGTCGTGCGGTTCGGGGCGGATAAACTCGTTGATGCGATTCAGAAAGTGCATAGAGAAATGAGGAGAGATTTCAATGAGCGAACCCAAAAAGATTGAAACATTAGAAATGCCCAAGTATCCAAAGGTCAAAATCGCTGTTAAGAATTTCGGGCCGATTGCAGAAGCCACAATAGACCTCCAACCATTGACAGTATTTGTCGGACCAAGCAACACTGGAAAAACTTACTTTTCTACGTTAATCTATGCGTTAGACGGCGTTTTTACAGGACACTCAAAATTCCCAGGGCGGTTCAAACGCTTAGGTATTCATGGTTTCAAGGACTTGTTAAATCAAAATTGGGATGCGATTCGCTCAATTCTCAAAAAACTAAACACATCTGATCAATCGATTAAGTTTTCAGATTTGCCACCAGAAATTCGTGCCAGTTTAGAGTCAGACCTCAAGGATCCGGAAAGCACAGCAAACGAGCTCAACCGCTGCTTTGACTTAAATTCAATTACAGAATTGATTCGTTTAAAAAACGGTCAACGCAGTGAAATGAGCGTCTCTCTGGAGGTCAGGCGGGAAAATCAGCGTCTATGGAATTTCAATATAGAGGGCTGCGGGTCAAATTTTGCGGTACGTGGTTCAGTCAACGAGGATTTAATGATTTACGACAAAGACTCGTTGATCTCACATTCACATAAGGACCTTGACATTGATGATTTATTTTTCTGGGCCGCTATTGAATTAGACAGACATCGAGAAAAAAGATTCTATCTACCAGCCGCCCGAAGCGGAATTATGCAGAGTCACCGAGTGATAGCCAGTTCACTCGTCGAGCGTGCGACTCGCGGCGGTCTCACACCATTAGAGGTTCCGACGTTTTCAGGGATTGTCGCAGATTTTATGCAGCAACTTATACTCTACAAAGAATCCGAAGCACCCGACGAAGGCATAACACAGCTTGCAGGGACCATAGAATCTGGTGTGCTTGACGGTCAGATTCTCATGAAACCTACACCGAGCGGATATCCGGATTTTCTTTTTCGTTCGCGCGAAATGGGAGAAGATGTGCGTCTTACACGCGCAGCGTCTATGGTATCTGAACTCGCCCCGGTTGTACTTTTTCTCCGCAGTGGCATCCGCCCTGGTGATATGCTCATCATTGAAGAACCGGAGGCACACTTGCATCCGGGTGCCCAAACTGATATAGCATTAACCCTCGCTGGTTTAGTCCGTGCCGGTGTACGAGTTGTCGTGACAACTCATAGCGATTGGATACTCAAAGAAATTGCGAATCTAATACGGATAGGGGACCTCAAGAGAAAAGGCGTGCCGCAAGTGAAAAAGATGGAATCAATCCATTGGTTACTACCGGAGGAAGTAGGGACATGGTGGTTCCAAAAGGACGGGATCGTGAAACACATTCCTTTTGATCCCACTGAAGGCATAGAACCAAAAGACTATGAAGACGTAGCATATAAACTCTATGACCGGTCTGTTAACCTCCAAGACTTACTTGAGAAAGCCGGATAGGAGGTAGCAGCGAGTGGGACTAAAAGAGCTTCTCACAGAAATAGAGAAGCAAGTACACGAAGAATGCATTAGCAAATCTTGTAGTGGAGACGGATGTCGTGTATACCTAACCGGCACCCCATCTGACCGAGTTATCGTAAACCTTGAATGCGAATTTGAACAGCGGAAAATAAGCACAAAACGATGTGACTATGTTCTCTTCTGTGGCGATGCTTCTCGAGGTAATTTGGTTGTTGTGCTTATAGAACTCAAAAGTGGAACTTTTAAAACATCAACAGTAGCCGATCAGCTGCAAAGCGGAGCCAACTTCGTCTCAGAAATGTTTGGAAAGTTACCTAAGGAGGCGAATGCAGCACTAAACACACTCGAAATTACGTGTGTTCCTACTCTGTTCCATGGTAAACGTATTGACAGATTTGAACTCCGAGAACTTGAACGCTCTAAAATTCGCTTCCGTAGTCGAAACACAGCAATTAAGAGAAGTAAGGGTGGTCAAGCAAAAAATCTCGCCTCAGTTTTGAGCGGATAGACCTATTCTCAAATAAGGAGATGTAAATCCTATGACTGATGAAGAAAAATTTCGATTTGACTTGAGCGGATTTCTCGTGCGTCCTGCGATCCTTGAACGTGATGAAGTGAACGCAATCGTCGATCAGATCGAGAGGATACACCATAGTCCTGAATCTTTACCACCAGAACACCGCGCTGTGCCGGGAGGTCCAGCAAGTGTCCTGATTGACCATCCGAAGGTCCTTGATGTACTGCACGAAATCATCGGACCCGATGTTCGGTTAGAGAACTGTTCCTCTGTCTGGCGAGAAAAAGGGCAGGAACATGGTGGACTTCACGGTGGTGGACCGCAACAAGGGGATCCAATTTTCGGGTACCGTGTCAATAATGGACGGATTCACGCGGGGATGGTGCGTGTCGTCTTTGAACTCACAGATGTCTCCAAAAACGATGGCGCGACACACTTTATCGCGGGCAGTCACAAGTCTAACTTCCCGATGCACGCTGAACACATGTCGTTAGAGGCAGGGAAACGGAGTCCGTTTCTGATGTCATACGAATGTCCGGCTGGCAGTGCGATTTTCTTTACGGAAAACCTGTGTCATGCGGGTCCTGTCTGGCAACGGGAGGCACCGCGCGTGGCAGTGCTGAACGCTTACGCGCATCTCGCAACGCATTGGCATCGGCTGAAGACTCCGCCCGAAGTACTCGCCGCCTTACCGCGTGAAAAGCAGGCATACTTCCGTGAACCATGGGTTGCCGATTTCCGTACGAGTCCAGCAACAATAAACACGATTGAACGATTTATTGACAACGACGAACCACCTGTTAACACCGATACTAAACCGTGATTTTATGTGGCGAGGTTGACAACCTCGCCAGCAAACAAAGAGCAAAAATAGCATTACGGTACAACTGGTGATATTTCTGCGCCTTCATCATCCGATGTCGTCGCTTGAATTTCAGGCTCCGGTACCGTTGGAACAGTAATCTCACCAGCAACAATGCTCGCCTTCAATGCTTCAACCTTTGCTAAGATGTCATCAGAGATCAAATCCCTATTGCCATCAGTCAACAGATAGCCGACATTGTCTTCAGCAAGACCGAGAGACCGAACACCAGCCATCAGATTCCCAGCTGCGAATTCTTGGATAACCTTATACGCTGACTCGTCGATTCCGACGCGCAGCCCTGTTAGGATTATGTCCGGTGCGACATCAGTGATATCAATGTAGTTCCATATCACATACCTGTCATCCGCGAGTTTAGCGGCTGCAACGGCACCAAAACCCGATTGGTCCGCCATCGCGTAAATCACGTCCACACCACTATCGTATTGAGTAGACGCAATCTCCTGTCCTTTGACCGGATTGTAGAAACCCGCTTGATCATCAGCGACATAACCTCTAATTATTTCCGCGTTTGGATTGACCGCTTTGACACCAGCGAGGTAACCGGCTTCAAATTCGTGCAGTAACGGAACATCCGCACCACCGAGGTAACCGACTTTCCCGGTCTTCGATTTTAATCCGGCAATCGCGCCAGCGAGAAATGTCCCTTCGTTGACTCGATGGGTGAAAGAAACTACATTCGGTAGATCCACCGCGGCGTCAAAAACGACAAACATAACGTCTGGAAATTCCGGTGCCACGCGTGAAACTGGGTCAGCCATTTGATAACCGGAAGTGATAACGAGCCCTGAGTTTCCAGCAGCGGCTTGCAGCTGCATATCCCATGTCTCGAAATTGCTCTCCATTTCGGTTATCTCAACGCTAAGCTCCGCTTTGGCTTTCTGGATACCGTTATAGAGGACATCACAGTAAGAGGAATCACCAAGGCAGTCACCCGGATAGACAACACTTACCCGAATCGGGGCAGCCTCCGTCGCGTCTTGCGGTTCAGAGACAATCATATCCTGAACCCGATTACAGCCACAGGTATAGATTAATAAGAATCCGAAGACCAAAAAACTTGCATTTTTCAACACGTTCAAATAGTTCATTTTTCTCCTATACATTGTAAACGCACAACGTGCGTTGTCACATATTTAAAGTTAAGACTTACGCGATTCATCGTTTTTAGTAGGCGCGCTTTCTGGGTAAGTCCGGTTAAAGTATTAGACACACCTAATGCGATTATACTTAAAATATTAACGGCACACGTCGTGTGCCGTTACATAAGTCAGAGTCATTCAGTTTTAAGAAATTATAGAGTTTCTCGTCCTTTTTTCAGGATCCGGTTCGGTTAGGAAAACGAACCTACCGGGCCTGGGACCAAAATTGGACTACAGAACTGAGAACTGACCTGTAAATCGGGTGGACAAAGCCCGCCTACAAGAGTGTTTCGCGGGAATTGAATGGCCCTGAATTATGTTCAAAAAACCTTGATTTTTTGCATCGAATATGGTATAATAACCGTGAATGATTTAGCGTAATAGATTGTTGTTCCGCGCTATGTTTCCTGATGTAAATAGTATAGACACCAACTATAAAAATTACACAAATTTCTTCCGATAGCATGAACGGGGGAACCCCATGAACACTTGGCACGGCTTAAATGAGAAACAGATAGAAGCAGTAATACATAAAGACGGTCCCCTTCTCGTTATCGCAGGTCCCGGTACTGGAAAAACAAAAGTCATCACACACCGCATTGAGCATCTGATCCGCGAACACAATATCAGACCTGAGAAGATTCTGGCGATTACGTTTACGAATAAAGCAGCGGAAGAGATGCAGGAACGCATCAACACCGAGATCGGCGAACCGCACGGATCCAGCGTTAAGGCTTGCACCTTCCATGCATTTTGTGTCAAAGTGCTAAGGAAACACGCGCTGAAGATTGGATTGAGCGAGAATTTCACCATCTTTGACCAAGAACTCCAAGACGAGATTTTAACAGAAAGCGTCCGAGAACTGAGTCTCAACGCTGACGACTACCCGCCATGGCTGCTACGAAACATTATCAGCGATGCTAAATGCACACTCCAGGACCCAGTTGAAGCAGTAGACAACACAGAGATTTACGACCCAGAGACGCTCGAAAATATCCGAAATATACTGCAAACCTATCAGCACAAACTCACTGAATACGATGCCCTCGATTTTGATGACCTTCTGCTGAAAACCGTCGAACTCTTAGGCGTAAAAGAAGTAAAAGAAGCCTATCATAAGGAAATTTCCTATATCCTCGTTGACGAATTTCACGATGTGAATCGCGTGCAGTACTATCTACTCCAACTGCTCTGTGCCGCACCGGCGCGTAATCTCATGGTCGTCGCCGATGAAGACCAGTCTATCTATAGTTGGCGTGGGTCAAACCCAGAGTATATTGACAATTTTAGAACGGATTTCGATCCGCGAACCGTCGAACTGGATGATCATTACAGGTGTAGTGAGAAAATCTTACGCGCTGCAGAAGAAGTTATCTCCAGAAACCCGGAGCGACAGAAACAGCACACCCTCAGAACCCACAAAGATGCAGGACGCGACATTTTTCATTATACTTTTGACACACCGATAGCGGAAGCACTTGGCATCATTCATGTTATTGAGAATTTGGTAAAGCAGCGTGGCTATTCCTATCGCGATATTGCGGTTTTTTACCGGACACACAAACTCGCTGATGTTTTGGCGGAGCAGCTGCTGCGCAAAGACATCAAATTCCAACGGATTCTACCGACAAATTCCTTTAGTGAAGGAAACAGCAAGGCGATTCTGGCATATCTCCGTCTCATCCAGTGGCAACTTCCGCAGGATTTGGAACAGGCAATCAATTTCCCTGAGACCTGTATTGACGATTTGACATGGGTGCGTCTCAAGTGGCTCGCGCAGCGTGAACATATTGCGTTTATAGAGCTTTTGAGAAATATTGAGGCATACGCAGAAGATGTCGGTCCCTTGACCCGTCGAAACGTCCGCCAGTTCTGGACGCAACTTGAGAACCTGTCAACCGGCATCCAAGACGCGAAGATTGATAAAATCATTCAGACCCTCTTTGACGCTTTGGAACGCTCTCGCTCGCCTTACCGCGCCGAAGAGCTGGAAGTTATTGAGAAACAGCCTGAGCTGCCGAACCTTGTGACCGCGCAGGATGTCCTTTATAGTGCCCTTGACCTTGATGAACCCATCCAGATTACTGCCTGCCACGGCATCGACGAGTATTGCGCGGCGCATATCATTCATCAGACGCTTGAAACGTATCTCAACCAGCATGCACAACTCCAATTCTTACCACCTAACGTAAATAGACCGCCGCAGCTGGACAACGGTGTCCATCTCCTCATTGGTGATTTTGAAGAACTTGGAAGAAAAGCACGGGACACGCGGATTATTCTCATCGGAACCCCAGCAGAAATGGCAGATAGCGATGTAATTCACCTCGAAACCAAAGGTGTTCGGAGCATCGCGGCACTCAAACTTTGCCAACGCCTTATTAATCGCTTTGAAAATCCAAATATGGCAGATATGGTTGTCTATGATCTGGAGACAACGGGTATCAACCCGAAAACAGCAGAAATTGTTGAGATCGCCGCGCACCGTCTCAGCGTAATCGGAGATGAAGTGGAAAGGTACCACTGCTTGGTAAAACCCCCCGGCGGGCTTATCCCTCGTGCAGCCACACGCATTCACCAGATTGATGCAGAGACCGTCAAAAACGCACCCGGCATTGAGATGGTATTGCCCGAATTTTCTGGATTTATCCAAGATCGGATTTTGATTGGGCATAATGTCGCGGAATACGATAATCCAATTCTTGCGCGAGACCTCAGCAGGTACTTGAAAATAGGATTATCGGCACCGCATTACGATACCCTTACCACCGCGCGTCGGCTTTTCCCGCGACAACGGTGTAGCATCGGCGCGCTTGCTGAAAAATTTGGCATTGAACATGATCGTCTACACGGTGCCTTAGAGGATGTTAGGGTCAATAGAGAAATTTTCAAAGAGCTCATCAAAATCGATGCTTACAAACGGGAAGTGAAATCCCTCACCGAACTTCTTCCGCTTGTGGGGCTTGGCATCCTCGCTAAAACGGAGGCATCGGAACAAGCAGTAGTAGCTACAAGAGATACCTTAACTGAAACCGATGTACTCCTTAACGCTGCGAAGCGTTTTGTCCAGACACACAACGCTGTTCCGCCGGATCGTCTACCGCTTGAAGCAGCAGAAGCAGCAGAAGCAACAGCATACATAGAAGAACTACGAGATACCGCTGTCCCAGAATTCCGAGAAGATATTGAATGGCGGCAACGCCATATTCAGTTTATGAACGCTGTCGTCCATTTTGAATCCGTGAACGACGAGCATCAGCTCACCAACTTCTTGGACTATCAGAAGTTACTTACCAATATCGATGAGCTTGACGATAAGACCGAGCAATTGACCTTAATGACGTTACACGCAGCGAAAGGCACAGAATTTCCGGTCGTTATCATTCTCGGCATGGAGGAGGGAAGCTTCCCGATGTGGCGGCAGAACATCACAGAAGCAGAAATTGAGGAGGAGCGGCGTCTCTTCTATGTCGGTATGACCCGCGCGCAAAACCAACTCTATCTGTCGTCTACCACCTATCGCACAGGTGATCGGGATCGCGCTGCATCTATGTTCGTTCGTGAAGTGCCGTCTAACTACGTGATCAAATGGCCTCAGCCGAGACATGCGTAAATATTCCACAGTCCCAAAGCACTTTTGACTTGAAAAATGCGAATTGATTGCCAAAGCCACATATTTCCAAACGCCTATATTGAAATCCTCGCGCAGAACCCGCATCCGCCGCAAGTGATTCGCAGCGGCAGCGAGGCTGTCGTTACGTACGGTAATGTTCAAACATTTCGCTTACAAGACGAGGCATACGATCCGAAACGCAAACTCAAAGACATGGACGAAGCGGAAGTCGATATGGCACTGCTCAGTACCAATATACCGCCACCATGTATGCTCGCACCTGAATTAGGGAACAAGGGTGCGCAAGCGATTAACAATGCCATCGCTGAACTTGTGGACATGTACCCAAACCGATTCGCAGGATTGGCGTGCCTTCCGTGGCAAAATCCAGATGAGGCAATCACAGAAATGGATCGAGTGCAGCAACTCGGTTTTCGCGGG
The sequence above is a segment of the Candidatus Poribacteria bacterium genome. Coding sequences within it:
- the ligA gene encoding NAD-dependent DNA ligase LigA produces the protein MRTEIDDLRALIRQHERKYYIENQPEISDAKFDALMLELEALEAASDAPIPPDSPTQRVGGGAVLGTRIPHRNPMLSLNNNYDAQELREFGERVQRLLEDAPVEYATELKIDGLGVSLIYENGVLTRGLTRGDGEYGEDITDNLRTIRSVPLRLVETETMFPPVLEVRGEVFIPKDRLNDINMQREAAGEPPFANPRNAAAGSLRLQDASITASRPLDIFIYTLNYAEGVEFATHTESLELMKRWGLKCNPHTDCHKSINDVQHYYEQWVEKRHELRYETDGIVVKVDRFSYQHELGATSKYPRWAIAYKFNAQQAITTIERIDVQVGRTGVLTPVAILEPVTLAGATITNATLHNAQEIETKDIRIGDRIVLERAGDVIPKIVEVLVAERTGNEAAFEFPDRCPVCDTPVQRTEAEVAVRCVNVLCVAQLKRQIAHYASRNALQIEGLGTATIDQLVDKELVRDVADLYGLEIEPLSELERMGVPSARNLVHQIERSKTASVEKVLFGLGIFHVGETVAELLIEHFLSLDALSTATPEEIESVDGIGPQIAESVVNFFSQSQPLLDKLRAAGLHCFTVEAEATRIEIAVPDSFFSGKTFVVTGSLEGMTRTEASKEIKARGGKVTSSVTSKTDYLIAGEGAGSKYTKAVELDIPILTAADFSEKLQQGNV
- a CDS encoding endonuclease III domain-containing protein, producing MQILYEDNLTERLYTLYNQLLAQHGNRKWWPADTPFEVALGAILTQATSWRNVEKAMENLRNAGAFTSEEIASISQAALERLIRPSRYFRMKAQKVRAFVDYITERPLHVMFQQDVPELREELLSIYGVGPETADTIILYAAGKPSFVVDSYTYRLFSRLGWIEGKYNYAKLRAMFMDNLPHDVDLFNEYHALIVGHGARVCQKKTPSCQECRLRESCAYYNSSESGT
- a CDS encoding sugar phosphate isomerase/epimerase encodes the protein MDLSFSTSAGNGGWSLAECTAWAKENGFDAIRPNATGTFEPSVIIQSGGEAVKKILEVNGIYLAALTSHCNLLDDVAENRENARDTLMQAIEATHILGAPVVVTYAGSPVSWHFYGQFSSEPGNPGDRSVELVGRFEEMWTPVVRFAEEKGVQLALDCAVRMGNIACNPEMWERILDAIPSDSLGLSCDPSHWLWMGILPAEDAIRMFDGKWYYADVKDCEISPRMKFRQGIIGNWWWQYRVPGRGQLNWGTITGALQESGYDYVLCVENEDRGAPGLDGFALGGRYLRQFL
- a CDS encoding DUF1611 domain-containing protein, whose translation is MEKQLQPKSHKIAILAEGSFGVLESKTATVLVRYLPDNVVAVIDSANAGRDVSEVIEIGEGIPIVRYLAEAMRFNPTMLAIGIAPPGGELPHPWRAILREAIQNGLHVMSGLHQFLSEDTELSELAAANDVVLWDARKPPADLPVATCKADEVDATVILTVGSDCRVGKMLSGIEVTRAARERGVNAEFCPTGQNGIMVWGWGIAIDAVVSDFTAGAAEEIVLEGAKNHELLIVEGQGSLVHPGYSGVTLSLLHGSLPDAMIFCHQPSRDTVARYTVPLPSLTEMIAHYETLAAPIKPAKVIGLALNCFDLSKDEAREAIQQAEAETGLPATDVVRFGADKLVDAIQKVHREMRRDFNERTQKD
- a CDS encoding AAA family ATPase codes for the protein MSEPKKIETLEMPKYPKVKIAVKNFGPIAEATIDLQPLTVFVGPSNTGKTYFSTLIYALDGVFTGHSKFPGRFKRLGIHGFKDLLNQNWDAIRSILKKLNTSDQSIKFSDLPPEIRASLESDLKDPESTANELNRCFDLNSITELIRLKNGQRSEMSVSLEVRRENQRLWNFNIEGCGSNFAVRGSVNEDLMIYDKDSLISHSHKDLDIDDLFFWAAIELDRHREKRFYLPAARSGIMQSHRVIASSLVERATRGGLTPLEVPTFSGIVADFMQQLILYKESEAPDEGITQLAGTIESGVLDGQILMKPTPSGYPDFLFRSREMGEDVRLTRAASMVSELAPVVLFLRSGIRPGDMLIIEEPEAHLHPGAQTDIALTLAGLVRAGVRVVVTTHSDWILKEIANLIRIGDLKRKGVPQVKKMESIHWLLPEEVGTWWFQKDGIVKHIPFDPTEGIEPKDYEDVAYKLYDRSVNLQDLLEKAG
- a CDS encoding phytanoyl-CoA dioxygenase family protein, with the protein product MTDEEKFRFDLSGFLVRPAILERDEVNAIVDQIERIHHSPESLPPEHRAVPGGPASVLIDHPKVLDVLHEIIGPDVRLENCSSVWREKGQEHGGLHGGGPQQGDPIFGYRVNNGRIHAGMVRVVFELTDVSKNDGATHFIAGSHKSNFPMHAEHMSLEAGKRSPFLMSYECPAGSAIFFTENLCHAGPVWQREAPRVAVLNAYAHLATHWHRLKTPPEVLAALPREKQAYFREPWVADFRTSPATINTIERFIDNDEPPVNTDTKP